In the genome of Acidobacteriota bacterium, one region contains:
- the ftcD gene encoding glutamate formimidoyltransferase yields MRLVECVANVSEGRNAELVRAVAAAAEIEEASWLLDISSDADHNRSVITLAALPEVVTEAALGLIGEALKRIDLRQHKGVHPRIGAADVIPLVPLRGVLLDQCVTQARQLAQRTAEAYKLPVYLYGAAAQRPDRRFLAPIRQGGFESLREEISSRPGRRPDFGPDRIHPSGGAVCIGARALLIAFNVYLKDASMDVARAIAARIRTRDGGPPGVQALGLHIAARKRVQVSMNLYDFAQTTPRAAFDQVQRLAAEMGTEAESSELVGLIPSAALAEGDAEHMKLLDFTPSRLIEKRIAEVILGSRQE; encoded by the coding sequence ATGAGGCTGGTAGAGTGCGTGGCCAACGTCAGCGAGGGGCGGAACGCCGAGCTGGTGCGGGCCGTGGCCGCCGCCGCCGAGATCGAGGAGGCCAGTTGGCTGCTCGACATCTCCTCGGACGCAGACCACAACCGTTCGGTGATTACGCTGGCCGCCCTTCCTGAGGTCGTGACGGAGGCCGCTTTGGGACTCATCGGCGAAGCCCTCAAGCGAATCGACCTGCGCCAGCACAAGGGCGTCCACCCCAGAATCGGAGCTGCCGACGTCATCCCACTGGTCCCCCTGCGCGGCGTGCTGCTCGATCAATGCGTGACCCAGGCCCGCCAACTGGCCCAACGGACGGCCGAAGCCTACAAACTGCCCGTCTACCTCTACGGAGCGGCCGCTCAGCGTCCCGACCGCCGCTTTCTGGCCCCCATCCGTCAGGGCGGATTCGAGTCGCTGCGGGAAGAGATCTCCAGCCGTCCCGGACGCCGGCCCGATTTCGGGCCCGATCGAATCCACCCTTCCGGCGGAGCCGTCTGCATCGGGGCGCGCGCGCTGCTTATCGCTTTCAACGTCTACCTGAAAGACGCCTCCATGGATGTCGCACGGGCCATCGCCGCCCGTATCCGCACCCGCGACGGCGGACCGCCCGGAGTGCAGGCGTTGGGACTGCACATCGCCGCCCGCAAGCGGGTGCAGGTCTCCATGAACCTCTACGATTTCGCCCAAACCACCCCGCGTGCGGCCTTCGACCAAGTCCAACGGCTGGCCGCCGAGATGGGCACGGAGGCCGAGAGCAGCGAACTGGTGGGCCTCATCCCTTCCGCCGCCCTGGCCGAGGGCGACGCCGAACACATGAAGCTGCTCGACTTCACCCCCTCCCGGCTGATTGAAAAGCGCATCGCCGAAGTCATCCTCGGCTCCCGCCAAGAATAG
- a CDS encoding hemolysin family protein, translated as MDEVDQWLLIAIALFLVFLNGYFVASEFAIVKVRRTRIQEMIHQGRRRAASARRMIDNMDEYLSATQLGITLASLGLGWIGEPAFARLFEPVVQALGPWGAAFSHSVAAVGAFMLITFLHIVLGELAPKSLAIQRAEPVLLWGSGLMHFFYKLTYPFIWSLNGTANVLLRSIGVTPAGEQEEAHSEEELKMILAHSHKEGILEGDERKLLERVLSFSDRSVRQVMVPSPEVVFLDAQKSLDENLALARDRKHTRYLLCDGSLESVKGVIHTKDMFWMMRELGEDFELSMARRPVHFVPDSKPIKSLLPEFRRTRTHLAVAVDEYGSTVGIVTLEDILEELVGEIQDEFDPAAPAPDIRPIDRDVYLVHGRTLLSELEEELGLDLADDENDTVAGHVLMLLGRTAEVGDEVVVGGRFKVRVLGIKGFQITDLRFEREPEPAHDN; from the coding sequence ATGGATGAAGTGGACCAATGGCTGCTGATCGCCATCGCCCTCTTTCTGGTCTTCCTCAATGGATACTTCGTGGCTTCCGAGTTCGCCATCGTCAAGGTGCGCCGGACGCGGATTCAGGAAATGATCCATCAGGGACGCAGAAGAGCCGCCAGCGCTCGGCGAATGATCGACAACATGGACGAGTATCTTTCCGCCACCCAACTGGGCATCACCCTGGCCAGCCTGGGATTGGGATGGATCGGCGAGCCCGCCTTCGCCCGTCTTTTCGAACCCGTCGTACAGGCCCTGGGACCGTGGGGAGCGGCCTTTTCTCACTCGGTGGCAGCCGTGGGGGCCTTCATGCTCATCACCTTTCTCCATATCGTCCTGGGTGAACTTGCCCCCAAGTCGCTGGCCATCCAGCGGGCCGAACCCGTCCTGCTGTGGGGTTCGGGGCTGATGCATTTCTTCTACAAGCTCACCTATCCCTTCATCTGGAGCCTCAACGGCACGGCCAACGTGCTGCTGCGCTCCATCGGCGTCACTCCGGCAGGAGAGCAAGAAGAAGCCCATTCTGAAGAAGAGCTGAAGATGATCCTGGCCCATTCCCACAAGGAGGGCATCCTGGAGGGCGACGAGCGCAAACTGCTGGAGCGGGTTCTTTCTTTCTCCGACCGCTCGGTGCGGCAGGTCATGGTGCCTTCACCCGAGGTGGTCTTTCTCGACGCCCAAAAGTCGCTGGACGAAAACCTGGCCCTGGCCCGCGACCGCAAACACACCCGCTACCTGCTCTGCGACGGCTCCCTGGAGAGCGTCAAAGGCGTGATCCACACCAAGGACATGTTCTGGATGATGCGCGAACTGGGGGAAGACTTCGAACTCTCGATGGCCCGCAGGCCCGTCCACTTCGTGCCCGACAGCAAGCCCATCAAGTCGCTGCTGCCCGAGTTCCGCCGCACCCGCACCCACCTGGCGGTGGCGGTCGACGAGTACGGATCCACCGTCGGCATCGTCACTTTGGAGGACATCCTGGAAGAACTGGTGGGCGAAATACAGGACGAGTTCGATCCCGCCGCTCCCGCCCCCGACATCCGACCCATCGACCGCGACGTCTATCTGGTGCACGGACGAACCCTGCTCTCAGAGCTGGAAGAGGAGCTGGGCCTGGACTTGGCCGACGACGAAAACGACACCGTCGCCGGCCACGTGCTGATGCTGCTGGGACGCACCGCGGAAGTCGGCGACGAAGTCGTAGTCGGCGGACGTTTCAAGGTGCGGGTGCTGGGCATTAAAGGATTCCAAATCACAGACTTGCGCTTCGAACGGGAGCCGGAGCCGGCCCATGACAACTGA
- a CDS encoding DUF547 domain-containing protein has protein sequence MLGHGAGKARRGTARRTLGTVALAAWAALHLAPSLPTGCSQPSAQPAGSAAAFDHAHPVWQQVLQEHVSPQGRSTVFDYRALSSRRSRFDAYLEQLSSVTRHKFQSWSEARQLAFLINAYNAFTVEWIVRHWPVGSIRDTADNPWAVEFIHLLGDRCSLDQIEHQMIRPVYEEPLVHFAVNCASVGCPALRKEAYTAERLDGQLEDAARSFLRDRQQNRIEGDVLYLSSLFKWYSEDFEKRYGGVLPFVAERITDEAEAARRIRQGQLEVRYVDYDWSLNAPAQASSSSPERRP, from the coding sequence ATGCTTGGACACGGCGCCGGAAAGGCGCGCCGCGGTACAGCCCGGCGGACTCTGGGGACGGTTGCTTTGGCGGCCTGGGCGGCGCTGCATCTGGCACCGTCACTTCCAACGGGATGCAGCCAGCCGTCCGCACAGCCGGCGGGTTCAGCGGCCGCCTTCGATCATGCCCATCCGGTCTGGCAGCAGGTGCTGCAAGAACACGTTTCTCCCCAGGGGCGCAGCACCGTCTTCGACTACCGGGCCCTGAGCAGCCGCCGCTCCCGCTTCGACGCTTACCTCGAGCAGCTCTCCTCCGTCACCCGCCACAAGTTCCAGAGCTGGAGCGAAGCCCGGCAATTGGCTTTTCTCATCAACGCCTACAACGCTTTCACGGTGGAATGGATTGTGCGTCATTGGCCGGTGGGGTCGATCCGCGATACGGCGGACAACCCCTGGGCGGTGGAGTTCATCCACCTGCTGGGGGATCGGTGCTCGCTGGATCAGATCGAGCACCAGATGATCCGTCCCGTCTATGAGGAGCCGCTCGTTCATTTCGCCGTCAACTGCGCTTCGGTCGGCTGTCCGGCGCTGAGGAAGGAAGCATACACGGCCGAGAGGCTGGACGGGCAGCTTGAGGATGCGGCCCGCTCCTTCCTGCGCGACCGGCAGCAAAACCGAATCGAGGGGGACGTCCTCTACCTGTCGTCTCTTTTCAAGTGGTACTCTGAGGACTTCGAGAAACGCTACGGAGGCGTGCTGCCTTTCGTGGCCGAACGCATCACGGACGAGGCCGAGGCGGCCCGGCGCATCCGCCAGGGACAGTTGGAAGTGCGCTACGTCGACTACGACTGGTCTCTCAACGCTCCTGCCCAGGCCTCCTCCTCCAGCCCGGAGAGGCGCCCATGA